The nucleotide window TGGCGGTATTGTGATTCTGTTATTGCGACAACCCTGCGACGTGATGCTTCAGATTCTAGCCAAGATGAGCCATTTTCTAACGTCACACTGTAGGTAGGTAGTTCAATGTACAAAAGCATAAGAGGGAATAGCCCGCAGGCAATATCACTGGAATAATTCAATGTAACCTGGGGAAGTAGAGGCTTCCAAACAAAAATCCACAATGAAATGTTACACGGGGGGGAAAAAAAGTTTATTgttgaaaacatttatttttgtacAAAACATTCACAAAGTTCTTCTATAAGAAGAAAATCTCAAAATGGTGACAAAGCAAGGGTTAGGAAATGGTTCTGGAAAACTGTATGCAACTTTCGTTAGATAGTAAAATAAATATGCTCATTTCCGTGAGGTAGTTTTAATTTAATCACTAATATAGGGACGCATCCCAAACAAACTCAATTGGTACTATTGTCCTTATGTTTTCTTTATCCTCAAAATGATGAGTTGTATTTTAATTTTTCCAGTAATATAGTTGTAACCTGGTTCACtttgccaggaggctgaaacttggccgcaaGTGGGTCTTCCAGCAACACAATAACCCAAAGCAtgaaaatccacaaagaaattgttaattgaccacaaaaaacaacatttttcaaTAGCCATCTCAGTCTACAAACTTGAACCCCATTGTAAACCGGTGGTTTCAATTGAAGCGGACAGTCCATAAGTACAGACGAAGGATATAGGTAACATaccaaggatctggaaagattctatATTGAGATcactcccaatgtgttctccaactcataagacatttttagaaaaaggctcagtgccgttatcTATATTTTTGAGAAAAaaagtattacttgttaaacagcaggtagtctagtagttagatcattgggccagtaacagaaaggttgttagatcaaatccccgagctgacaaggtaaaaatccgtccgtgtaaataagaatttgttcttaactgacttgcctagttaaataaaggttaaataaaaacatttaaaaagctctttatctgagcaattgtattgGTATAATATAGATTTCCgattatttttgttgttgcatacaatatagctcaaaatgtgttttatttgtgCTCATCTTCACCAAGGGGCTGTCAATATTTGGAACTGACTTTGCATCTTCACGAAAGTAGCAACTAGCGCAGAATCTCACTGTCCACTTTCATTAACGATACATAAGCCTATCATTCTATGAAATTTCATTTTCGATTGATAACTCAATTTTCCCCAGATGACCCAAAAACCTACAGAACTTCTGATAAAAGTCAAACGTAAGCAAATAGCATAGTTTCAAATTCCATATGCATATCATATAGTTCACACTTTGCATTAAATGCACCAAAGTTAGCTTTCACGTGATAAAGACTAACAACTGTTACTCTAAAATGATTGTATTTTGTTAGCGTTAGCAGCCGATACAAAAAATACCATTGTATAacagtaataaataaataaaaatgctgCAAAGTAATGAGAAATGACGTATTCCAGACATTTGCAATACATTTGTTGGTCCAGGTTCATTTAAAAACATTTCTAACAAAAACATTCCTATTATCAAGCAGTACAAATAGAGGTCAATCATTTCTGGCAAACTGACAGGTaaccccctcccccccaaaaatgacGTGAAGCATAAATAATGTTTTAACCTAAAACCACACAAGTTATTGGTGGACAGACTGTGGCAAATTCCTTGTTGTGGTATAAGTACCAATATTCACTTTTTTTCAATTACAATTTCACCTTCATTCTTCAAGGATCATCTTAAATTGGGAACCCATGCTCATTCAAAAATTAAGTTATAAGTCACAATATAGCAACAATGTCAAAACAGTcatacattttctaaaaaccaATCATTAATATATCAGTAGTAAGAAACCATATAAACTATATTCAATATGTTGATTAGCAGATTTTGTGTAACTACAAACTACAGGTACAGTTATCTTACATTTATTTATACCTACTTCCTAAAAATATAGTTAAACACTTGATGATAAATATGCTGAGGTTTTAgtatacaggaccagtcaaaagtttggacacacctactcattcaagggtttctctttattttttaaaactattttctacattgtataatagtagtaaagacatcaaaactatgaaatagcacatatggaatcatatagtaaccaaaacaaaaagggtttcaacaaatcaaaatatattttatgctgagcactcgttggctgcttttccttcactctgcggtccaactcatcccaaaccatctcaagtcgggtcattgtggaggccaggtcatctgatgcagcactccatcaatttCCTTgttcaaataacccttacacagcctggaggtgtgttttgggtcattgtcctgttgaaaaacaaattatagtcccactaagagcaaaccggATGGGAGgctgtatctctgcagaatgctgtggtagccatgctggttaagtgtgcaccgaattctaaataaatcactgacaggtatttggtattttattaggatcagtgtcagtgtcaccagcaaagcacccccacaccatcacacctcctccatgcttcacggtgggaacaacacatgcggagatcatccgttcacctactctgcgtctcacaaagactcggcagctggaaccaaaaatctaaaatttggactcattagaccaaaggacagatttccacggtctaatgtccattgctcatgtttcttgacccaagtgagtctctttttattattggtgtcctttagtagtggcttctttgcagcaattcaaccatgaaggcctgattcacacagtctcctctgaacagttgattttgagatatgtctgctacttgaactctgtgaagaatttatttgggctgcaatttctgaggctggtaactctaatgaagttATGCTCTGTAGCAGGgataactctggatcttcctttcctgtgtcggtcctcatgagagccactttcatcatagcgcttgatggtatTTGTGACTGCactttgaagaaactttcaaagtgcttgaaatgttccatactgactgaccttaatttcttaaagtaatgatggacagtcgtttctctttgcttatttgagctgttcttgccataatatggacttggtctttcaccaaatagggatatcttctggacaccatccctaccttgtcacaacacaactgattggctcaaatgcattaaggaaataaattccacaaattaacttttaacaaaagcacacctgttaattgaaatgcattctaggtgactacctcatgaagctggatgagagaataccaagagtgtgcaaagctgtcatcaaggcaaagggtcacTACTAATCTCacatataaaatattttgatttgtttaacacttttttggttactacatgattccatgtgttatttcatagtttacaatgtagaaaataaagaaaaatccttgaatgagtagttgtgtgcAAACTtctgtctggtactgtatgtctttgAGGTTTCCGGTTAAATATATTAATtgtagcctcccgggtggcgcagtggtatAGGGCACTGCAttgctgtgccaccagagactctgagaCTCCGTCCGGgtccgtccgggttagggagggtttggccggtagggatgtccttgtcccatcgcgcattagcgactcctgtggcggtccgggggcagtgcacgctaaccaggtcgccaggtgcacggtgtttcctccgacacattggtgcggctggcttccgtgttggatgcgtgctgtgttaagaagcagtgcggcttggttggggtgtgtttcggaggacgcatgacttgaccttcgtctctcccgagcccatacgggagttgtagcgatgagacaagatactaacaattggataccacgaaattggggagaaaagggggtaaaattaaaaaatatatatatatataaattgttGTTTGGAAATATAATTGATTTAATCAAACCTAGCGAGCTTAAAACAGCAGACTTAAAACGCCAGGCATCATTTAAAATGATTCAAATGATGTTGTATTATGTTACACACAATCTTTATGTggctgactgtaccaacatgtaGGCTAGCTAACAGGTAGCCTACTGGCAGAAAATCATGCTCTAGTTCAAACTAGGTTTGAGTGCctctatatatacatacagtgccttcagaaagtattcacaccccttgacttttcaccacgaggccaatggcgactttaaaacagttacagagtttaatggctgtgatatgagaaaacggaggatggatcaacaactttgtagttactccacaatactaatctaagGGACAGgtggaaaagaaggaagcctgtacagaatacaaatattccaaaatatgcatcctgtttgcaaacaaggcactaaagtaatactgcaaaaaaatgtggtaaagcaattcactttttgtcctgaatataaagtgttatgtttggggaaaatccaatacaacacattattgagtagcactccatattttcaagcacagtGTTGgttgtatcatgttatgggtatgcttgtaattgttaaggactggggagtttttcaggataaaaaataaaacagaatggagctaagcacaggcaacattctagaggaaaacctttcagcaggacaataacctaaaacacaaggccaaatctacactggacttgcttgccaagaagacagtgaatgatCCTGAGTGGACGAGATAcagtttgacttaaatctacttgaaaatctatggcaagacttgaaaatggttgtcaagcaacgatcaacaaccaatttgactgagcttgaagaattttgaataGGAATAAAAGGACAAATGTTGCTCAATCCAGGTGTgaacagctcttagagacttacccagaaagactcacagctcttagagactaacccagaaagactcacagctcttagagactaacccagaaagactcacagctcttagagacttacccagaaagactcacagctcttagagacttacccagaaagaatcacagctcttagagacttacccagaaagactcacagctcttagagactaacccagaaagactcacagctcttagagactaacccagaaagactcacagctcttagagactaacccagaaagactcacagctcttagagacttacccagaaagactcacagctcttagagacttacccagaaagactcacagctcttagagacttacccagaaagaatcacagctcttagagacttacccagaaagactcacagctcttagagacttacccagaaagactcacagctcttagagacttacccagaaagactctcagctcttagagacttacccagaaagactcacagctcttagagacttacccagaaagactcacagctcttagagacttacccagaaagactcacagctcttagagacttacccagaaagactctcagctcttagagacttacccagaaagactcacagctcttagagacttacccagaaagactctcagctcttagagacttacccagaaagactcacagctcttagagacttacccagaaagactctcagctcttaagagacttacccagaaagactcacagctgtaatcgctgccaaaggtgcttctacaaagtattgactcaggggtgtgaatacttatgtaaatgagatatttctgtattgtcaaaaaacatgttttcactttgttattatggggtgttgtgtgttgatgggtgagaaaatatctatgtaatccattttgaattcacaACTAAACGTAGAATTAGTCAGGAGGTAGGAAtacctttctgaaggcactgtacatgtttgGAGTACCTCAAAGAATAATATTTCCAAAATTGAAATGTATATCTCATTAaaaaaaggggcaatctgcaattGCTACATCCACTTTTGGACTTAAAGAATATAACTTATGCCTCTGAGCttgttcaactgtcgtacccccaTCGGAACCCAACAAATAAATCTTATTTTACACCaatgtttgcaaacaatgtaaaccaACACTATATATCCTCAaaccatggttaaaactatcattttgatatcatggatgttcAGTCCTAGCATCTATAGCTCCGTCTACGAATTTGAGagcggttacatttctccagccgcCATCCCTCAACTTTTAACAGAAACAGGGGGCGGAGAGAActgtttgttattgtttcaactactGATCGCCCCTTTAAACTAAAGTATGTTCAAAATGGCAAATAAAATACACAAATCAATATCAAAAGCACTATTTCCATAGCTCAGTATCCTCATGTTTTATTGACCTAACTACAGTACATTGGCACACCTCAACAAACACTACTCACCATCATGTAAACCTACCATAATTTCCTACAACTGTACCAGTATGTCCAAGATACATCGTCTCATTTACACGatccacccccccaaaaaaacaccaATAAATTAGATATTTATACACAATTATTTCTGAAGTGATAGATATGATAAGTCATTGGATGGCAAACGACATGTGAGGTTTCAAAATGAAGACTCATCAGGGGAATCGCTGGCTAATTGATATGATGAACAGCACTGCTCTCCCAACATCCAGACACCTGAGGAAAGGGACACTTTCTAAATGAGGGGGACTGAAGAAAAATAAGAATAATCCTCATCCACATAGTTAACAAAAGAAAGGCCCATATATGACAGTAAATGTAATGGCTGTGGTTGTGTCTATGTGAGAACATTGAGGTAACGTAGACCCCACATTGGATGTGTGACCAAACACATTCTTGCTCCAAAGTCAATTTACATACACTCCTGTTATGTAGCTGCAGTCCATTCGGGAAAttattcagagcccttgactttgtccaccttttgttacgttacagcctttttctaaatagattaaataaaaataaaaaatccttataaatctacacacaataccccgataaagatcatccatgagatgtttctacaacttgatcggaggccacctgtggtaaattctattgattggacattatttggaaaggcacacacctgtctatataaaaggtaccacagttgacagtgcatgtcagagcaaaaactaagccgtagagctccgaggcaggattttgtcgaggcacagatctggggaagggtaccaaaacattctgcagcattggaggtcccaaagaacacaatggcctccatcattcttaaacagaagaagattggaaccatcAAGAATCTTCCTAGGGCTGGCCGCTCGGCCAAGCTGAGCAATCGAGGGTGAAGGGCCTTGCTCAGAGAGgttaccaagaacccgatgatcatgctgacagagttccagagttcctctgtggagatgggagaaccttccagaaggacaaccatctctgcagcactccaccaatcagatctttatggtagagtggcaagacggaagccactcctcagtaaaaggcacacgacagcccacttggagtttgccaaaaggcacccataGGACTCtcaaccatgagaaacaagagtctctggtctgatgaaaccaagactgaactctttggcctgaatgccaagtgtcacgtctggagaaaacatggcaccatccctacggtgaagcatggtggtggcagcatcacgctgtggaTATGGGACTGGAAGACtactcaggatcgagggaaagatgaacagagaaaaggacagagcgatccttgatgaaaacctgctgcagagcgctcaggaccccacactggggcgaaggttcactttccaacaggacaaagaccctaagcacacagccaagacagagcaggagtggcttcgggacaagttcttgaatgtccttgagtggcccagccagaacccggacttgaacccgatcgaacatctttggagtgacctgaaaatatctgtgtaGAGAgtgttttattttaaataaatgagcaaaaacctgtttttgctttgtcattatggggtctttgtgtgtaaattgataaGGGGAATAAAAAACAATGTAAtacactttagaataaggctgaagcATAACATAattaggaaaaagtcaaggggtctgaatactttcagaatgccctGTATAGCAGTCCACACACCGCAGGACCTAAGGTTCTGATTCCACACAagcagacctgactagactacaAAGCTTTCCAGGATTCTGATCTTGGATCAGTTATATGTGATGCGTCGGTGGCTCAGGCCGCTGCTCGGATATATAATCCTAAATCCAGCTAAACTGATTGGAAGGTGGTCATCCAAGCAGCACTGTCTTAATCTGATCCCGGGACAGGCACATCTGAGCAGCCTATTCAGTGAAACTGATATGGGATAGTGGTGGGGGGGGGGACGAGGTGAATGGTAGTTTGGAAATAACATCTGAGATCAGCAGATCTGGGCGGCCTGCTCGTTGACGGCGCACCGGGCCTGATGGACCCTGGTGCAGGAGGACGTGTGTCTGTTGAAGCTGTCCCGCCACATGAAGCGCTTGGCACACAGGCTGCACTCGTAGGGCTTGACGCCCGTGTGAATCTTCATGTGGCCGACCAGGTGGTGTTTCATCTTGAAACTTTTGCCACACACGGCGCAGCCATACGGCCGCAAGCCCAGGTGCATGCTCATGTGCCGGTCCCGCTGGCTCTTGTGAGTGAAGCTCTTGCCACACTGGCAGGGGTACAGCTTGTAGACCACTGAGGCGAAGCCCGAGTGGGAGGTCTCTTCCTGGAGGCCACCAGGGGTtccttctcctccaccaccactctcctcaACTCCGGTTGCCCCTTCTAGCAGGTCATCTTTCAGTCCAAGCGGTGTCCCGTCGGCCTTGTCGGTGGAGAAGCCCTCTATGGAGGTACCGTAGAAGTCCAGAGGATCCTCCTCCAGGCTCTCCTCCAGCTGAGCCACCGGTTTCTCATCAATGCCGTGGTCCAGGGAGCTCCTGCTGGCTGAGGCCTGGGAGTGGGTAAGTTTCAGCTGCTCAGGGTCAGTGACCGCAGGGTCCCCGCTAAAGAGGGCCCCGTCACCCTTGCAATCTGCGCGCCTTTCTGACTTTACGTGGACCCATTTCCTGTGGCCCATGATACTGGGTGGGACATAGGCAGGTCTGGAGTACTGGTAGTACCCCTCGCCACCCTCTTCAACGTCCCCATCCTGGCTGGCGACCTCACTACCTGAGCCATCGTGGTCGACCGGTGGCGAGCAGCTTCCGCTGGGCTGGGTGCTGTTGTTCTCAAGAGTGGGAGGGGAGAAGCTGTTCTCCAGGAGCTGGTCCATCTCCATTTTGGCAAAGCCCTctactgctcctcctcctccaccatcctccaGGCCCATGGAGCCGTCCCCGGGGCTGTGGTAGCTACTGTCCCCAGGGAAAGGCCTGTCCCTCAGCCCACCAGAAGACTTGTGCACTAATGTGCTAGCACCGCTTCCTACCACCTCTAAGAGCTCAGTGCATTTGTCCACCACGTGCCACATCTGGAGGAAGCTAGCTGCCGTGAGGAAAGCTACCACCTCGCCGGCAGGTAGGTGCAGGGTGCCCGTGTAGCAAGAGAGGAGGAGACGTTCGAACACGCACGGGTGCATGACGTCAGGTAAAACGCAGCGGGCACTGTTTTTAAGGAGCACTTGGTCGCAGAAGTAGGGCGAACTGGCAGCCAAGATGGCCCGGTGAGCACGGTACTGGTGTCCCTGGATGACTACGATGATGTCACAGAGCTGGCCCCTCTGCCGCTGCTGGTTGAGCTTCTGCAGCATGGTTCCAGAGAAGTTTGGGAAGTCCACGCGGAGCACATTCCCCTCAGACTCCATGGCAGCCAGGGGTCTAGATCTAGAATATGTAGAACATGAACAGGTCATTAATTGTGTTGATGCTAACTATGGGTTATAgatttacactgagtataccaaacattaggcccaacttcctaatattgagttgcacctcccgccctttgccctcagaacactCTCAATTCGTTGGGGAacggattctacaaggtgtcgaaagcgttccacagggatgctgacccatgttgactccaatgcttcccacaattatgtcaagttggctggatgtcctttgggtggtggaccattcttgatacacacaggaaactgttgagtgtgaaaaaccctgcaacgttgcagttcttgacgcaaaccggtgcgcctggcatctactaccataccctgttcaaaggcacttaaatattttgtcttgtccattcgctctctgaatggcacacgtacacaatccatgtctcaattgtctcaaggcttaaaaatccttctttaaccaggtctcctccccttcatctacatgtctcctccccttcatctacatgtctcctccccttcatctacatgtctcctccccttcatctacatgtctcctccccttcatctacatgtctcctccccttcatctacatgtctcctccccttcatctacatgtctcctccccttcatctacatgtctcctccccttcatctacatgtctcctccccttcatctacactgactgaagtggatttaacaataaGAGATTATAGCTTTCACCTTTTTCCAgtatatgtcatggaaagagcagatgttcttaatgttttgtacagtcagtgtagaTCAGAACCAATAGAACATGAATAGGTTAtttaaaaggatagttcatgCAAAGTCTATATGTGGGTCTGAATGCCTTACCTTGAGTTGTGTCTGAAGGCCCATGGTGACAGAATCTGTAATTATCCATTATTTACTTCCGGCGACAGCTTGGAGTTAGCATATGAGTGGAAACAGCCGAACCGATGTTATCAAAGCTGCACTGCAAACCACAACTTCCTGTCAATACTCGCAAAGAACATGTCCACGTTTTCTTTGCCGTGAGACTGTTGTTATTTTTTCCCgctagatatacagtggggctaaaaagtatttagtcagccaccaattgtgcaagttctcccacttaaaaaaaaatgagagaggcctgtaattttcatcataggtacacttaaactatgacagacaaaatgagggggaaaaaaatcccgaaaatcacattgtaggatttttaatgaatttatttacaaatgatggtggaaaataagtatttggtcaataacaaaagtatctcaatactttgttatataccctttgttggcaatgacagaggtcaaacgttttctgtaagtcttcacaaggttttcacacactgttgctggtattttggcccattcctccatgcagatctcctctagagcagtgatgttttggggctgttgctgggcaacacggactttcaactccctccaaagactttctatggggttgagatctggagactggctaggccactccaggaccttgaaatgcttcttatgaaaccactccttcgttgcccgggcggtgtgtttgggatcattgtcatgctgaaagacccagccacgtttcatcttcaatgcccttgctggtggaagcaggttttcactcaaaatctcacgatacatggccccattcattctttcctttacacggatcagtcgtcctggtccctttgcagaaaaacagtcccaaagcatgatgtttccacccccatgcttcacagtaggtatggtgttctttggatgcaactcagcattctttgtcctccaaacacgacgagtcgagcttttaccaaaaagttatattttggtttcatctgaccatatggcattctcccaatcttcttctggatcatccaaatgctctctagcaaacttcagacgggcctggacatgtactggcttaagcagggggacacgtctggcactgcaggatttgagtccctggcggcgtagtgtgttactgatggtaggctttgttactttggtcccagctctctgcaggtcattcacgaggtccccccgtgtggttctgggatttttgctcaccgttcttgtgatcattttgaccccacggggtgagatcttgcgtggagccccagatcgagggagattatcagtggtcttgtatgtcttccatttcctaataattgctcccacagttgatttcttcaaaccaagctgcttacctattgcagattcagtcttcccagcctggtgcaggtccacaattttgtttctggtgtcctttgccagctctttggtcttggccatagtggagtttggaatgtgactgtttggggttgtggacaggtggcttttatactgataacaagttcaaacaggtgccattaatacaggtaacgagtggaggacagaggagcctcttaaagaagaagttacaggtctgtgagagccagacatcttgcttgtttgtaggtgaccaaatacttattttccaccataatttgcaaataaattcattaaaaatcctacaatgtgattttctggattttccctcccattttgtctgtcatagttgaagtgtacatatgatgaacattacaggcctctctcatctttttaagtgggagaacttgcacaattggtggctgactaaatacttgttttgccccactgtatgtgataaCTAACCTGTTCCTGGCAAAACTTTCTTTGTTCTCGATTCAGTGATAAAAAGTATCTTAGAAATGTCAGGTGTCCAGGTGCAGGTGTTTCTACAAATGCCAGCGAAAACTCTGAAAGATATTAAATCCATGTTTTGTACCAAGTGAGAAATGCCTCTTGAATGTGTGTAGATCTTTGTTTTGGTAGCACTGTGTGGCCGCGGCACATAGAAACAACTAGTTCCTGCAAAGACGTTGGGAAATGCAAGATGCCTGGCAGCTTAAATGGCGAGGGAACTCCTCACTTGGTGCAAAATGTGGATTTGAAATCTTTCTGAGTTTTCGTGGGTTTTTGTAGAACCACCTGCAATTGGACATGGACATTTCGAACATACTTTTTTCCCCGATTCGAGAACAACGGAAGTTTTGCCAAGAACAGGTTTGTTGAACAATCTATGGCGTCGTTTTATATAGGGCTTTCCTGTAATGACCATCATGGTAACATAGTAATCACAAATCTGGTGTACAAACTGGTAGCTCCAGCTTTGATAACATTGGATTGGCTGTTTCCACTCATGGAAAACTGATGATGCTAATATGCTAACTCCAGGCTGTTAGCCAGAAGTAGATGATGCATAATTGTGGATTCTGTCATCATGGGCCTTCAGACACAACTCAAGGGAAGGGTAATTTGATCCAAATATAGATTTAGcatgaactatccttttaattGTGTTGAAGTTAACTACGTGTGTTTTATTTCCTGTATCGTTTAAGATCCAATTTTATTTGACACATCCACTTATACAGGGATAGTGCTTAACTTgcaagccctacccaacagtgcagtattcaATATAAACAAGTAGAACTAATAACAAAATAAGGATTTAATAAAACCCCACAATAAATAAGAGAGgaagatatatacagggtcagttatgTACAGGGCCAGCTACATATAGGTTCAGCTATATACAGAATCAGTGCCACAGAGAGGAAGCTATATACATGGTAAGTGCCAGTACCACATGTACAATGTGCAGAGATACTggagtattgaggtagatatgtaca belongs to Oncorhynchus keta strain PuntledgeMale-10-30-2019 chromosome 9, Oket_V2, whole genome shotgun sequence and includes:
- the LOC118387245 gene encoding zinc finger and BTB domain-containing protein 43-like: MESEGNVLRVDFPNFSGTMLQKLNQQRQRGQLCDIIVVIQGHQYRAHRAILAASSPYFCDQVLLKNSARCVLPDVMHPCVFERLLLSCYTGTLHLPAGEVVAFLTAASFLQMWHVVDKCTELLEVVGSGASTLVHKSSGGLRDRPFPGDSSYHSPGDGSMGLEDGGGGGAVEGFAKMEMDQLLENSFSPPTLENNSTQPSGSCSPPVDHDGSGSEVASQDGDVEEGGEGYYQYSRPAYVPPSIMGHRKWVHVKSERRADCKGDGALFSGDPAVTDPEQLKLTHSQASASRSSLDHGIDEKPVAQLEESLEEDPLDFYGTSIEGFSTDKADGTPLGLKDDLLEGATGVEESGGGGEGTPGGLQEETSHSGFASVVYKLYPCQCGKSFTHKSQRDRHMSMHLGLRPYGCAVCGKSFKMKHHLVGHMKIHTGVKPYECSLCAKRFMWRDSFNRHTSSCTRVHQARCAVNEQAAQIC